The Monomorium pharaonis isolate MP-MQ-018 chromosome 5, ASM1337386v2, whole genome shotgun sequence genome segment CGTTGCCTCTAACTTcctgtatgttttttttaatgtacgtctaaaattaaaaagaagagagTGAACTTTctcgattaattttaaatcaccTTTTGTCGCGCTCCATTTCGAAAATCTAATCCGGGCGTCGATGTCGACATAATCGCATTACAACGCGCGAGCACGGTGGTATTAGCGTGCGTGTCGCGCGGCGAAAATCCCGTTGGATGAATACGCGCGACAGAGAGGAGACGAGATTGTGTTATTGTTGTTATTGTTGCCCGATGATCGACGGAGCGCTCTTTCTTCCCGCAGGTGACGACTGTGACGAAAGTCGTGCGCGAGGTTTCTCACATGGAGCCGGATCCGGGCGCGGTCAGCTACATGTCGGTGCCGTTGATGTCGCAGGACTATCAGCACGCGGATCCCCGCTACCCCGCGGATCCGTACATGGTCAGCTTCGACCATTACGATCCGTACCTGGGCTACCCGCCGCAGCCGGGATACCCAGGACCCCATGGCATCTACATGCCGCGCTCGCATTCCCCACACAGCCCCCACAGCCCGTCGGAACACAGTCGTGCTTCTCCGCCACACGGTATGTAACCATCAGAGTGTACAAACTTTCATTGACTTCATGATATTCAACTGTCGTGAACGGTATCGTCGAcaaacagagaaagagaaataatagCTGAATGTTAGATGAAATAATGCCAATTAAATGTTCGCTTAATgtgaggaaaaataaattgtttcactttcctaaatatttagtaagtaTTATCgaacgtaataatataattgaccGCTTGGTAATATttgctaaatatttagaaaaataaaattatttatggttAATCGAACATTTAATTggcgttattttatttaactttttaaattattttcaaactcTTTTCTTCAgtgataaatttcaattatagattttaaacGAAAGGAACGGTTTTAGAgtatctgaaaatttaattatatatgtatagagaTAGATACAgctctgaaaataatttgttagacaaccgaaataattatgtaggacactcaaacttattgttagaatgtcaaaactttttgcaggATTATTTGTCATGATAGATCgtcctatataattatatttttatgatccaacaaaattattttcaaatctgcaTCTGGCCAAATTTTTaggtatttttcaataaagccATTCTTTTCGTGTACCGACGAGCAgaatacaaacaattatattatttattgtcatTTATCACTTgctaatttaagtttttagaCTGCAGTGGTGTATATATGCGTGTACTAAGAGAAAAACATTCGGCAAGAATCATCATCGATAAAAACTCAACAATGTTTGAAAACCgagatttaagctttaaaatgcttccgtatactgagaaaaaaaactagattcaaataaatatttctttgaatagttctaataacatattttatagaaaatcaataatatttatttaaaacaagtactagttttctataatttagaaaatattacttgtttgaaataaatattattgattttctataaaatatgttattagcactattcaaagaaatatttatttgaatttagcatttttttctcttagtgTAGAAACattgcgctctctctctctctctctttctttgtctacaaacattttttctaaagCATTTTGCATACATTTGAATTTCACCAATTTTTCGATGAATTCGAAGTGatgctttaatttttgcgtaaggagattatattaaatttaacatattatttattatacatgtacatataaattacacCATAAATTTATACCTACGATATATGTACATCCAAGATGATGTGTGTTTAAAAGTTTAAGATTAGCAAGTGGTATTACAAAAGATACGTGATAACTTCCAAAACGGAACTTTTCCGCCGCGCCGTGGGAGATTGTTAAACGCGTAACGCGTTTCGAAAGATTTTACCTTGCTTCCAAGAcactctctctccctctccctctccctcgaGGGAAAGGCGGCGCGGTACCAAGTGAATCTTCGATAACAACATAAACACGGTGATCTGTTTTCCGCAGAGTACATGCGCAAGGGTGCACCTTACGTGGAGGGTAGCTATAACGACATCGACCCCGGCTTAAACCCCGCTTTGCAGGACCATTATCGCATTACTCCGAGTCCAGGTGGCCCCGGAGATCAGTATGGTAGGTGGACAGAGGAGAAGACTCCAACAAGTGCGAGGAGGTGACCTCGTAGTCGTGGCGCCGGCAGCCACTCGCCGACGAATTCGATTTTTAGCGTGGCCGGACGTTCACACGACCGCGGCCGATTAGATCGCGTCACGTGCGAAAACGCGTCCcgccctctccccccccccctgcgTACGACGCGGGGATGCACCGCATAATTCACTTCGATTATCTCCCGACGTTGCTTCACGTTCGTCCCCGAGATCGAATCGGCAACGTGCCGGAATACGGATGGCTCTCCCCAACATCTTTCCTCGTGGTGGAGGTCACATCTACCATTTATCTAACTCCCTTTTCCTCCCCCTTCCCTTCGTCCTTCCCTCCATCTGTTAAACGGCTTCTTTAATATCGAAACGTCGATTAATACTTCTCagttctctctcctcctccctcctcctcgAGCTCTCGTTAGCGACTTTATGCGACTTATTATTAAGGCTATCCATATTCCATTAAACGTGATTGAAAAATGACGTTATCTTCCTTTCATGATCGTGAGTCGTAAAAAGTCGGGCGCAGGCATGGCGCGTTTAATAAAAGACATCGTTTAATCTGCCGAGGTAATaagacataaaattatattttaaacccGTACGGTATCATTTTTCCCGTGGTTTTTAATTCGAAACCGACCGTTCATTTCTCTCTCGAGGTCGGAATGAAAAATTCATCCTGAAATAGGAAGTGAGCATATCTCTTTGCAATTAAAGCTCGTGACTGTCGCAAGAAACTTGCAGAAAATTTGCTTaacgatatttatatatcacatCGAATATTTATGATCTTTCGATCGAAGCGTGCAGAAACCGCTCGAAACTTCAATACTTTCGTACTACAAAGTGCTAAAGAGATAAGCGGTTATCGGCGAAGATAACGTAAAGTGAATTACGCTGCTCCGAGAACGAGGTATCTCCGTACCTTCAAGTCGCTTGTCGTTCGATAAGAACGACGTTGGAGATCGTGGCGTTAGGATTTGGTAATCGATGGCACGTCCCGTTTCAGACGAGAGCAAGGTGGCCTACGGCTACGTGTCCCCGTCGCCGTACGGGCCCGTGGGGTACGGGCCCGCCGTGGGAGTCGGACCGGTGCCGAGCGACGTGCCCGGCTACGAGGAGGGGCATCCGGGCGTGCCGCTCACGTCGGCCGTGCCGCCTGGTATCTTCGAGGACGAGGTGCACCTGCAGCGGTTACAGTCGCGTCACCCAGTGGTGCCCGGCATGGCGAGCCCGCTCGACGACGACCAGAAGTCCATGCGCTGGCGCGACCCGAATTTGTCCGAGGTGATCGGCTTCCTGAGCAACCCGAACAACATCATCAAGGCGAACGCGGCCGCGTACCTGCAGCACCTATGCTACATGGACGACCCGAACAAGCAGAAGACGCGCAGCCTCGGCGGCATACCGCCGCTGGTGCAGCTGCTCGACCACGACAATCCGGACGTGCACTCGAACGCGTGCGGTGCGCTGCGGAATCTGTCGTACGGCCGGCAGAACGACGAGAACAAGCGCGCGATCAAGAACGCGGGTGGCGTGCCGGCCCTCATCAATCTGCTGCGACGGACGTCCGACGCGGTGGTCAAGGAACTGGTCACGGGGGTGCTGTGGAACCTGTCCTCCTGTGAAGTGAGTGGAAGTGCAAAATTGCTAAGGAGATTAGGAGCACGCTCAGATACTCGCGTTCAAATCTATTCGTTTATACACAGAGTAATTTCTTAACCCTTAGAagcaatgaaatattttgtattttaattcttagaaAGTGTTAACATATTcgtatgtaagaaaaaaaatgtatgtgtcGAAGGGTCAAATACCGTATCCAATATTTTCGGAGTTAATTTTCGAAGTCATTTTACGAGGAAAGGTTTACGAATGAAAGAGACAGACGGGGTGTAGGGAGCTTTCTATAAAATCATtggttttttttccttccaaTTTCTTCCGATGATTTTAACGCGCGATTTTCAGGACCTGAAGAGGTCGATCCTCGACGACGGCGTGACGATGGTGGTGAGCAACATAATAATACCTCACAGCGGCTGGAACCCGAGCTCGTCGAGCGGCGAGACCTGCTGGTCCACCGTGTTCAGGAATGCGTCCGGCGTCTTGAGAAACGTGTCGAGCGCGGGCGAGTACGCGCGGAAGAGCCTGCGCGAGTGCGAGGGCCTCGTCGACGCGCTGCTCTACGTGATGCGCTCGGGGATCGAGAAGTCCAACATTTGCAATAAGATCGTCGAGAACTGTGTGTGCATCCTGAGGAACCTGAGCTACCGCTGCCAGGAGGTGGAGGATCCCAACTACGACAAACATCCGATCCAGTCCACGGTACAGAACAGAGTCACCGCGCCCGCGAAAGGTGAGCCCACAGGAAATATGGCGGAGAAAACTTCTCGTTGGCTGTGATGCGCGCGACAGCGGTCCTAGATGTCCTTCTACCCTTTTCGAGGGAGaggaaggagaaaaagaactcaagaaaattaatctaaCTTAAATTGAAGCCGCGTTTAATCCGATTGAAGGATATAAAAGTGGAATTTTGACGCACACCCAAATACCGCAGTTTTAATGTCTCGCGTTTacctcatttttatttatttccacttttttcttgtttatctTTTTCGCGACtaattattgcataaaaacatgggcaaaaatatttcgcgaagattttaattgtaatacaaaattgtGGAAATTGTAGAACCCGGGAAGCGTTTTTATGCCCGTCAATCAGACCAAGCTCAGTTAAAttgaattagaaataattttcacgaGTTCTTGAAGAATCAAACCGCTGTAAATTCCGCGTGTACAGACAACCGTACAatcgttaaattattttgcaatagaaGTAAGTTTGCATAGATAACCGGTGCAACGTGTGTAGTACGTAATAGCGTTCtttaacgagaaaaaaaaaataaattgcgaaGATATAGAGGGACATCTCGAGCGTTGTGCTTTTGGAACGAGAGAATGTTTTCCCGCAGCATGCACGAGTCCCCTCGGTATGCATGTAGCCGCGGagcgtgtacgcgcgcgcgcgtgtgtgtatgtgtggaGTGTTTGTATGTGAAGATTGGGAAGAACAAGTGAGGAGAGGAGGTAAATGATTCACCCCTTAAACCAACCATGAAATTAGATCGGAGGGGGGCACGCAACCTCCCTGTTGCAGACACTTTTCCAGCCATTGTGCGAAACTATCGCGACGCGGCCTTAAAAAACAGTTAATTATCTCACGCTAAAAATTCAGACGaggatctctctttctctcttatttgGGTACAcgttcataattattttccgcTCCCGGTGGAGTGGaatctgatttttttaaatcaatttccaCCAATTTATCGAGAGAGTTCTGGTTTTCCCATTATAAAAGCCgcctaaaatatttatgcgcGAGtcgtttaaaacatttacgaTTACATTTGCCCGGAATAAGCACAACATTGGCCTGAATGAAACTGTACCATTAATTCTACCGCTCGCGCGGCGCCGTGTTTCACGGACGCGGAGAGTCGCTGATATTTTACGGCGCGTAGTCGGTAGTTCATGTAGATAGTTAGTTTACGTAgcgtattaaatttgattaaaacttCCGGGGGCTGGGGGTTTACCCAGGCGAGATGGCGTGAAAGGACGAAATTTGTATCGCTCCGTAAAACCGTAAATAACGTACTTAGAAAAGTGGCGATAGCGAAACGTTGCAATTAAAGAGTAGATGTGGTTTGCCGTAGATAGATAACTGTATACTGTTCCAGAATCTTTCCACAACTAATTCATTCTTTGACTGTCTTctgattttgatttatttgccTTCTACTGGTTTCAAGACGGATATGTATACACGGTGTGTCCAGAAATGTACATACACGATGACGATTCCGTATACTTGATTTGTATACCTCTGTATATTGAGTTCCGTctcttactctctctctctctctctccctcccctcttTTTCTGCCTTTGTTTTTTAGACAATAGTTAATTACACGTATGTCCTAGTCGAAcagttctctctcttcttttgaTTTATCTCGGGATTCCGTTGACGAATCACACAGATTTTTTACGAATCCTAGTTCAGCATGGATTAAACTGTGTTTCAATCTTTTTAGCATACAGTTTATGTCAAGGTAAGCTCCCTCTTGCAATTCCATTTGATAAATTAGTTTTTCCGTTTGATGGCATAGTTATTATTGCATGCCCTGTCTTGCCAGATCATAAGTCGACACGTACATGAGTTTATGTTTTTCCTGTAgcgattatttttctttttctttttacttgaCGTTTTTTGTAACCGCTACGTTTTCAAGTGATGATCCATAACTTCTGTATACTGTCCACTTTGCAAAATTGCTAAAACTCGAATACAAAATTGACCGATATAAATTCAACGAGCTTGCTGCAGAGTATGGCATATATAGTTTACAgtttcttttctaatttcgTTTATTGCGTAGACAAATAGTCCATTTAATTTAGCAGGttagttagaaaattttagaacAGTGTGTAACAGGCGCCTTAGGAAACACGATTACGCGAGTTGATGTTTCGTCAACACTGCTGCAATATCGCGGAATAAGGAATCTCACACAAAATGATTCGATAATTGGACATACACAAACCAATCTGAGTCAATTctaaatcttaaataaaaattaatgtcacGTCCGTCTCTTATTTACTCAATGCTGATCCCTGGTATTAATACGGATCCTCGGTTATTCTGTCTATAGGTGAGAATCTGGGTTGTTTCGGCGGGagcaagaagaagaaagacggCCAACCGGTCCAAAAGGAAACGACCGCGTCACGTACGACGAGTCCTCGAACCGAACCGGTCAGGGGAATGGAATTGCTCTGGCAGCCGGAAGTGGTCCAGTCGTATCTCAGCCTGCTGCAAACGTGTTCAAATCCGGAAACGCTCGAGGCCGCCGCCGGAGCCCTGCAAAATCTTGCTGCCTGTTACTGGCAGCCAAGTATCGAGATCCGCGCAGCTGTACGCAAAGAAAAGGGTCTCCCTATATTAGTGGAGCTCTTGAGAATGGAGGTAATTACGAgatgtcaaatatttaatcagtTCGTAAACGTAGGTAACTTGGAACTGTAAATAAACGTATTgaactaaattataaataaaaaaaacattaaaggAATATTCTTGCCTAGAATGTGAAAGAATTTCTCCatctttagaaattaaaagaaacattaatatttattaaatacttacaAATGTTGGTATGACTAAATGCTTATTAGCTTTATGTTTTGtgaatttaaaagtaaatacatTGTTCAAGTCACTTAAcatgatttttcaaaaacaacaAACTATCGAATTCAACTTTTGCATATGTGAAAATTACATATCTATTTATCGCATGAATCAAGATTAttacgatatttataaattaattatttttttcatagatGTTAAATTCAATTgattttgtttgtttataaATCGATTTACTGTTTAAAACCGCgccgtaataataattaataatttgcaatattttttatttatcccaGTTTATAGGATAAACAGACATGTATTTtacatgtacaaaaattaaaactgataGCTTCAGTAGTTGGAAATCGTTAGCTGACTTGTTTTTCAATTTaggaaacaaaaattaattaacatttagtCATaagatttttagatatttactaaatataagatataagtataagtaaatgtgtaaaaacatacaagaataaaaaaatataagagaatatacttttaataaatagtaataaaagaatgtgcagcaattttatattctcaaaaatagattactttttcatattataaaatatccctaatattaaaataaaagactagaaaattaaattgagtATATTTAAgctgtattaataaatttatttaatgtcaatctaatttcaatataagaataaccaaataaaaaaactgacaaaattgaagtgtatatttaaaaaaaatgtattttaatcaaatcggcaaaaaattttctttatactagtactttaattttactagTTTTCAAGCATAGTTATTACTACATTGCTTTGCAAACACAAGCAAATGTTTGtcattgttttctttattacgTTGTATGAGGTATTGCTGTCAAAAAttgatacttatttttttatatattttagttagaatatttatttaaaaaattctggtatctaattttatattttatacatattaatttcaactatatttgtgaaaaaaagatacatgttagagtagataaaatataaatcatattttactggagtaaatattgaaaaaatatctttcagaatATCATACATATTGAGAAAACATTGAGAGAAAAACTGTTTCtagttgaaataaatttatttttaagtaaatatactttaatttttctcgtttatctttctttatttctgatatttatattttaagttttatacattctgttaaattttttgataaagctaatatttttaatacacatttactcttcaaaataagtaaaatttaacatggtaatcataaatgtattttctgcAACTAGGTGGATCGAGTAGTCTGCGCGGTCGCAACCGCGCTCAGGAACTTGGCGATAGACCAACGCAATAAGGAGCTAATAGGCAAATACGCGATGAGGGATCTCATCCAGAAGCTACCGTCTGGAAATAATCAGCACGATCAGGGCACGAGCGACGACACGATCGCCGCAGTGCTCGCGACTCTAAACGAGGTCATCAAGAAGAACGCCGAATTCTCGCGGTCGTTGCTCGACGCCGGCGGTGTCGAGAGACTGATGAACATCACCAGGCAACGCCAGAAATACACGCCGCGCGTTCTTAAATTTGCAGGTAACATCTTGAGATTGGATCAGATTTAGAACGATATAATTATCCGATAATATTTATCGTGAAACTATAAAGCCGGTTTGTGtttaattgtgttatataatattattctatgtatatgtgtgtgtgtatatatatagacacacacacacacacacacacacacacacacacacacacacacacacacacacacatattgtagaataatattttatatatatacatctcGGAAAGACATTATTctatttgcttttttatttttaggacAAGTACTATTCACTATGTGGCAGCATCAAGAGTTGCGAGATGTGTATAAGAAGCACGGCTGGAAAGAGCAAGACTTCGTCACGAAAACCGTCGCCGCCAGGAATTCAGGGCCTAATTCACCCAACAACGCTAACAGGTAATTATCGCTTATAAGCGGAgctaatgaataaaattagatatactAGATATGTAGAGGTGGTCGACAGGCTGCCGCAATAATGGATAATTGAAATATCGAGATGactattaattatcaaattcaatacgtttgtaattaaaagattttttacaaatataggTAATAGAGCATTTTcagttaatttttcattattatatctttctgtaattttaaataaattttaaataaatttgatttctttgggttttaatttttatttatttatcataatattgaAGTAAAATTGAAGTATTATCATTACGTTATCggcattaaatgaaatttgtttgttttcttttcCTATACggtttataatgtttttttctggTACTTTGATTTCTAGGACTCCGCTTATCTTTTCGTTTATGGTTTACTTGGTTTGTCGcgtgaatttttttagttctcattatttattatgcggAGTCCTCACTCTATTTCTACCAATTTCACAACTTGATTCTACGTTAAAATGCAGCTACGATTGCAGTACTCTGAATCGACCGATGGCGAGCCAGGGAAGTACGAGATACGAGGATCGAACGATTCAGCGAGCGAACATGAATTCGAATAATGTCGGTCGACCTACTATATATCAATCAgtaagtaataataactaatagcATCATTAGATAAATACACGCTGCGTGGACACACCATAGGATGAGAAAAGCGTAAGGAAAGAAATCACATGTACATGTTATATGCAATCTGAGCCGTTGGTCTTACGAAAAGATtcactaatatttaattaatttcacttaataagaaaaaaagcaaaCGTTTGAAaacaatgattaaaaaattctacgtTTTCACGTCGAATTATTCCGTATCTTCATGATATACtacaaattaaacaaatttctcttccatattttagatatttcgcTCTATGTTTATTTGTtatgatttgtttaaattcAATTGTTTCATCAATCTATATGTTTAAATTCTACAtgttaaattctttttcaaaaaattactcATATGTGAGTaggaaagtaaattaattgattaaaatttgattgattaaaaatttattacttcaactttaataacttatataaatgacataatttttttctacattccGAGaactttaactatttaaattaaatcggtTTCaccaaaaattacttttaaaaaggttaattactttattaaaaattgattatttgtttctttctcaacttctttctttcttaagACCGACGAAATTTTGTCccattaataaaacttgactATTCGTtgc includes the following:
- the LOC105837942 gene encoding catenin delta-2 isoform X2, producing MSNNQLVDSCLLVNRRIEQRQEHNITRTEITQRRVLQEKAPDMPQYTGQGDTDYHGSNGQADTHSLHSSHLSVQEDPLLIRTHKQQTSQQVTTVTKVVREVSHMEPDPGAVSYMSVPLMSQDYQHADPRYPADPYMVSFDHYDPYLGYPPQPGYPGPHGIYMPRSHSPHSPHSPSEHSRASPPHEYMRKGAPYVEGSYNDIDPGLNPALQDHYRITPSPGGPGDQYDESKVAYGYVSPSPYGPVGYGPAVGVGPVPSDVPGYEEGHPGVPLTSAVPPGIFEDEVHLQRLQSRHPVVPGMASPLDDDQKSMRWRDPNLSEVIGFLSNPNNIIKANAAAYLQHLCYMDDPNKQKTRSLGGIPPLVQLLDHDNPDVHSNACGALRNLSYGRQNDENKRAIKNAGGVPALINLLRRTSDAVVKELVTGVLWNLSSCEDLKRSILDDGVTMVVSNIIIPHSGWNPSSSSGETCWSTVFRNASGVLRNVSSAGEYARKSLRECEGLVDALLYVMRSGIEKSNICNKIVENCVCILRNLSYRCQEVEDPNYDKHPIQSTVQNRVTAPAKAYSLCQGENLGCFGGSKKKKDGQPVQKETTASRTTSPRTEPVRGMELLWQPEVVQSYLSLLQTCSNPETLEAAAGALQNLAACYWQPSIEIRAAVRKEKGLPILVELLRMEVDRVVCAVATALRNLAIDQRNKELIGKYAMRDLIQKLPSGNNQHDQGTSDDTIAAVLATLNEVIKKNAEFSRSLLDAGGVERLMNITRQRQKYTPRVLKFAGQVLFTMWQHQELRDVYKKHGWKEQDFVTKTVAARNSGPNSPNNANSTLNRPMASQGSTRYEDRTIQRANMNSNNVGRPTIYQSQPKPGEPLYAQVNLEKKKKRQYELGVGQGGQAGGGAVIPGGGGGGGGGIAGPGGGGGQWVPDGVGMVPDGTVTTSVAATVANQVPPPSSNATAAGDSWV
- the LOC105837942 gene encoding catenin delta-2 isoform X5: MSNNQLVDSCLRVLQEKAPDMPQYTGQGDTDYHGSNGQADTHSLHSSHLSVQEDPLLIRTHKQQTSQQVTTVTKVVREVSHMEPDPGAVSYMSVPLMSQDYQHADPRYPADPYMVSFDHYDPYLGYPPQPGYPGPHGIYMPRSHSPHSPHSPSEHSRASPPHEYMRKGAPYVEGSYNDIDPGLNPALQDHYRITPSPGGPGDQYDESKVAYGYVSPSPYGPVGYGPAVGVGPVPSDVPGYEEGHPGVPLTSAVPPGIFEDEVHLQRLQSRHPVVPGMASPLDDDQKSMRWRDPNLSEVIGFLSNPNNIIKANAAAYLQHLCYMDDPNKQKTRSLGGIPPLVQLLDHDNPDVHSNACGALRNLSYGRQNDENKRAIKNAGGVPALINLLRRTSDAVVKELVTGVLWNLSSCEDLKRSILDDGVTMVVSNIIIPHSGWNPSSSSGETCWSTVFRNASGVLRNVSSAGEYARKSLRECEGLVDALLYVMRSGIEKSNICNKIVENCVCILRNLSYRCQEVEDPNYDKHPIQSTVQNRVTAPAKAYSLCQGENLGCFGGSKKKKDGQPVQKETTASRTTSPRTEPVRGMELLWQPEVVQSYLSLLQTCSNPETLEAAAGALQNLAACYWQPSIEIRAAVRKEKGLPILVELLRMEVDRVVCAVATALRNLAIDQRNKELIGKYAMRDLIQKLPSGNNQHDQGTSDDTIAAVLATLNEVIKKNAEFSRSLLDAGGVERLMNITRQRQKYTPRVLKFAGQVLFTMWQHQELRDVYKKHGWKEQDFVTKTVAARNSGPNSPNNANSYDCSTLNRPMASQGSTRYEDRTIQRANMNSNNVGRPTIYQSQPKPGEPLYAQVNLEKKKKRQYELGVGQGGQAGGGAVIPGGGGGGGGGIAGPGGGGGQWVPDGVGMVPDGTVTTSVAATVANQVPPPSSNATAAGDSWV
- the LOC105837942 gene encoding catenin delta-2 isoform X3; amino-acid sequence: MSNNQLVDSCLLVNRRIEQRQEHNITRTEITQRRVLQEKAPDMPQYTGQGDTDYHGSNGQADTHSLHSSHLSVQEDPLLIRTHKQQTSQQVTTVTKVVREVSHMEPDPGAVSYMSVPLMSQDYQHADPRYPADPYMVSFDHYDPYLGYPPQPGYPGPHGIYMPRSHSPHSPHSPSEHSRASPPHEYMRKGAPYVEGSYNDIDPGLNPALQDHYRITPSPGGPGDQYDESKVAYGYVSPSPYGPVGYGPAVGVGPVPSDVPGYEEGHPGVPLTSAVPPGIFEDEVHLQRLQSRHPVVPGMASPLDDDQKSMRWRDPNLSEVIGFLSNPNNIIKANAAAYLQHLCYMDDPNKQKTRSLGGIPPLVQLLDHDNPDVHSNACGALRNLSYGRQNDENKRAIKNAGGVPALINLLRRTSDAVVKELVTGVLWNLSSCEDLKRSILDDGVTMVVSNIIIPHSGWNPSSSSGETCWSTVFRNASGVLRNVSSAGEYARKSLRECEGLVDALLYVMRSGIEKSNICNKIVENCVCILRNLSYRCQEVEDPNYDKHPIQSTVQNRVTAPAKGENLGCFGGSKKKKDGQPVQKETTASRTTSPRTEPVRGMELLWQPEVVQSYLSLLQTCSNPETLEAAAGALQNLAACYWQPSIEIRAAVRKEKGLPILVELLRMEVDRVVCAVATALRNLAIDQRNKELIGKYAMRDLIQKLPSGNNQHDQGTSDDTIAAVLATLNEVIKKNAEFSRSLLDAGGVERLMNITRQRQKYTPRVLKFAGQVLFTMWQHQELRDVYKKHGWKEQDFVTKTVAARNSGPNSPNNANSYDCSTLNRPMASQGSTRYEDRTIQRANMNSNNVGRPTIYQSQPKPGEPLYAQVNLEKKKKRQYELGVGQGGQAGGGAVIPGGGGGGGGGIAGPGGGGGQWVPDGVGMVPDGTVTTSVAATVANQVPPPSSNATAAGDSWV
- the LOC105837942 gene encoding catenin delta-2 isoform X1; amino-acid sequence: MSNNQLVDSCLLVNRRIEQRQEHNITRTEITQRRVLQEKAPDMPQYTGQGDTDYHGSNGQADTHSLHSSHLSVQEDPLLIRTHKQQTSQQVTTVTKVVREVSHMEPDPGAVSYMSVPLMSQDYQHADPRYPADPYMVSFDHYDPYLGYPPQPGYPGPHGIYMPRSHSPHSPHSPSEHSRASPPHEYMRKGAPYVEGSYNDIDPGLNPALQDHYRITPSPGGPGDQYDESKVAYGYVSPSPYGPVGYGPAVGVGPVPSDVPGYEEGHPGVPLTSAVPPGIFEDEVHLQRLQSRHPVVPGMASPLDDDQKSMRWRDPNLSEVIGFLSNPNNIIKANAAAYLQHLCYMDDPNKQKTRSLGGIPPLVQLLDHDNPDVHSNACGALRNLSYGRQNDENKRAIKNAGGVPALINLLRRTSDAVVKELVTGVLWNLSSCEDLKRSILDDGVTMVVSNIIIPHSGWNPSSSSGETCWSTVFRNASGVLRNVSSAGEYARKSLRECEGLVDALLYVMRSGIEKSNICNKIVENCVCILRNLSYRCQEVEDPNYDKHPIQSTVQNRVTAPAKAYSLCQGENLGCFGGSKKKKDGQPVQKETTASRTTSPRTEPVRGMELLWQPEVVQSYLSLLQTCSNPETLEAAAGALQNLAACYWQPSIEIRAAVRKEKGLPILVELLRMEVDRVVCAVATALRNLAIDQRNKELIGKYAMRDLIQKLPSGNNQHDQGTSDDTIAAVLATLNEVIKKNAEFSRSLLDAGGVERLMNITRQRQKYTPRVLKFAGQVLFTMWQHQELRDVYKKHGWKEQDFVTKTVAARNSGPNSPNNANSYDCSTLNRPMASQGSTRYEDRTIQRANMNSNNVGRPTIYQSQPKPGEPLYAQVNLEKKKKRQYELGVGQGGQAGGGAVIPGGGGGGGGGIAGPGGGGGQWVPDGVGMVPDGTVTTSVAATVANQVPPPSSNATAAGDSWV
- the LOC105837942 gene encoding catenin delta-2 isoform X6; its protein translation is MPQYTGQGDTDYHGSNGQADTHSLHSSHLSVQEDPLLIRTHKQQTSQQVTTVTKVVREVSHMEPDPGAVSYMSVPLMSQDYQHADPRYPADPYMVSFDHYDPYLGYPPQPGYPGPHGIYMPRSHSPHSPHSPSEHSRASPPHEYMRKGAPYVEGSYNDIDPGLNPALQDHYRITPSPGGPGDQYDESKVAYGYVSPSPYGPVGYGPAVGVGPVPSDVPGYEEGHPGVPLTSAVPPGIFEDEVHLQRLQSRHPVVPGMASPLDDDQKSMRWRDPNLSEVIGFLSNPNNIIKANAAAYLQHLCYMDDPNKQKTRSLGGIPPLVQLLDHDNPDVHSNACGALRNLSYGRQNDENKRAIKNAGGVPALINLLRRTSDAVVKELVTGVLWNLSSCEDLKRSILDDGVTMVVSNIIIPHSGWNPSSSSGETCWSTVFRNASGVLRNVSSAGEYARKSLRECEGLVDALLYVMRSGIEKSNICNKIVENCVCILRNLSYRCQEVEDPNYDKHPIQSTVQNRVTAPAKAYSLCQGENLGCFGGSKKKKDGQPVQKETTASRTTSPRTEPVRGMELLWQPEVVQSYLSLLQTCSNPETLEAAAGALQNLAACYWQPSIEIRAAVRKEKGLPILVELLRMEVDRVVCAVATALRNLAIDQRNKELIGKYAMRDLIQKLPSGNNQHDQGTSDDTIAAVLATLNEVIKKNAEFSRSLLDAGGVERLMNITRQRQKYTPRVLKFAGQVLFTMWQHQELRDVYKKHGWKEQDFVTKTVAARNSGPNSPNNANSYDCSTLNRPMASQGSTRYEDRTIQRANMNSNNVGRPTIYQSQPKPGEPLYAQVNLEKKKKRQYELGVGQGGQAGGGAVIPGGGGGGGGGIAGPGGGGGQWVPDGVGMVPDGTVTTSVAATVANQVPPPSSNATAAGDSWV